A region from the Bactrocera dorsalis isolate Fly_Bdor chromosome 1, ASM2337382v1, whole genome shotgun sequence genome encodes:
- the LOC125775792 gene encoding 60S acidic ribosomal protein P0-like: MTVLHYQFTYGIDVLAFSYGLAITQVYDSGSIFSPEILDIKPEDLRAKFQAGVANLAAVSLSIGYPTIVSAPHSVANGFKNLLAIAAATEVDFKEAATIKEFIKDPSKFVAAAAASAPAAGAGAAAEKKEEAKKEESESEENDDMGFGLFD; encoded by the coding sequence atgacggtcttgcattatcagttcacgtacggcatcgatgttttggCCTTCTCGTATGGTTTGGCCATAACCCAAGTGTACGACTCCGGTTCCATTTTCTCACCTGAGATCTTGGACATCAAACCCGAAGATTTGCGTGCGAAATTCCAAGCTGGTGTTGCCAATTTGGCCGCCGTATCGTTATCGATTGGTTACCCAACTATTGTTTCGGCACCACACAGTGTTGCCAATGGTTTCAAGAATCTGTTGGCTATTGCTGCTGCCACCGAAGTGGACTTCAAGGAAGCTGCTACCATCAAGGAGTTCATCAAGGACCCCAGCaagtttgttgctgctgctgctgcctctGCTCCAGCTGCTGGTGCTGGCGCTGCTGCcgaaaagaaggaagaagcCAAAAAGGAGGAGTCGGAGTCCGAGGAAAACGACGACATGGGTTTcggtctcttcgactaa